The following proteins come from a genomic window of Brevibacillus antibioticus:
- a CDS encoding GNAT family N-acetyltransferase: MAGQLYLIKPCAEFQAEYISFYEEWKESGEPIVPWVVDREPYDFPAYLEFLKSESSEENLSDGYVPHSTYWLVNEERRIVGAVNIRHRLNERLRKNSGHIGYGIRPSERRKGYATEILAQALTITSELGINEVLVICDYDNVASEKTIRKNGGVFESECTDDNGLLIRRFWITRPS, translated from the coding sequence ATGGCTGGGCAACTGTATTTAATAAAGCCTTGTGCAGAATTTCAAGCTGAGTATATTTCCTTTTACGAAGAGTGGAAAGAAAGTGGAGAGCCTATCGTACCGTGGGTGGTGGATCGGGAGCCCTATGATTTTCCTGCGTACCTGGAATTTCTGAAGAGTGAGAGCAGCGAGGAAAATCTGTCGGATGGCTATGTTCCTCATTCGACGTATTGGCTCGTGAATGAGGAGAGACGCATAGTGGGGGCGGTGAATATTCGGCATCGTCTCAACGAGCGTCTACGAAAAAACAGCGGGCACATCGGATATGGAATCCGTCCATCTGAGAGACGTAAAGGATATGCGACGGAAATTTTAGCGCAAGCCCTAACTATTACGAGCGAGTTGGGTATAAACGAAGTATTGGTGATTTGCGATTATGATAATGTTGCATCGGAGAAAACGATTCGGAAGAACGGTGGAGTTTTTGAGTCAGAATGTACAGACGACAATGGATTGCTCATTCGTCGTTTCTGGATTACGCGACCTTCGTAA
- the cyoD gene encoding cytochrome o ubiquinol oxidase subunit IV: MAQHQNHGGHHSHGSLKEYVIGFILSIVLTIIPLVLVMNPILSKTATMISILIMAVLQFVIQLFFFMHIREGEKPRYNVQTLILGLVIVITIVAGSLWIMLFNKY; encoded by the coding sequence GTGGCACAACATCAAAACCATGGCGGACATCATAGTCACGGATCGTTGAAAGAGTACGTAATCGGTTTTATCTTGTCGATCGTGCTCACCATTATCCCACTCGTGCTGGTCATGAACCCGATTTTGAGTAAAACGGCGACCATGATCTCGATCTTGATAATGGCGGTCTTGCAGTTCGTAATTCAGTTGTTCTTCTTCATGCACATCCGCGAAGGAGAAAAACCACGCTACAACGTACAGACATTGATTCTTGGACTTGTCATTGTAATTACAATTGTTGCAGGTTCCCTCTGGATCATGTTATTTAACAAATATTAA
- a CDS encoding FAD-dependent oxidoreductase, whose translation MFDIVIIGAGPAGGSAALFAAKAGKKTLLIDNDKSMTKRAWMENHYGIMEITGPDIIEIGKKQAAKFGAELVADQVSNITKTEQGFRVETAEKGSFEAKHVILATGALVTLAEAIGVKTKEGTEPRIKTVVDVDAQGKTNIEGIWAAGTCAGVSVHTIITSGDGAKVAINVISELNGERYVDHDVLKTN comes from the coding sequence TTGTTTGATATCGTAATTATTGGAGCAGGCCCGGCAGGAGGAAGTGCAGCGTTGTTTGCTGCAAAAGCAGGTAAGAAGACGTTGCTGATTGATAATGACAAAAGCATGACCAAGCGCGCGTGGATGGAAAATCACTACGGCATCATGGAAATCACCGGCCCAGATATCATTGAGATCGGTAAAAAGCAAGCAGCGAAATTCGGTGCGGAGCTGGTAGCCGATCAAGTGAGCAACATTACCAAAACAGAGCAGGGCTTCCGCGTAGAGACAGCGGAAAAAGGCAGCTTTGAGGCTAAGCATGTGATTCTTGCAACTGGAGCGCTCGTGACTTTGGCAGAAGCGATTGGGGTAAAAACCAAAGAAGGCACTGAGCCACGGATCAAAACCGTTGTCGATGTCGATGCACAAGGGAAGACGAACATCGAAGGAATTTGGGCAGCAGGTACGTGCGCGGGAGTAAGCGTACATACGATTATTACATCTGGTGATGGCGCCAAGGTTGCAATCAATGTCATCAGCGAACTGAATGGTGAGCGTTACGTCGATCACGATGTTTTGAAAACAAACTAA
- the cyoC gene encoding cytochrome o ubiquinol oxidase subunit III, which produces MATNHDHGHGHDHDHHEEHEQLKVLGFWIFVVTDCVLFGTLFATYAVMMNSFAGGPTGQELFQLPGVIASTFLLLTSSFTSGLAVLAMNKGNVKQLISWLAVTGLLGLSFVVLEVTEFMHLMSEGATMATSGYWSAFYTLVGTHGLHVTLGLFWMTALMIQLKRRGISAVTRRKITNFSLYWHFLDVVWIFLFTVVYLMGVM; this is translated from the coding sequence ATGGCTACGAATCATGACCATGGTCACGGCCACGACCACGACCATCATGAAGAGCATGAGCAACTTAAGGTTCTCGGTTTTTGGATTTTCGTTGTAACAGACTGCGTGCTGTTCGGTACGTTGTTTGCAACCTATGCGGTAATGATGAATAGCTTTGCAGGTGGACCAACTGGACAGGAATTGTTCCAGCTGCCAGGCGTTATTGCTTCAACCTTTCTTTTGTTGACAAGTAGCTTTACCAGCGGTCTCGCTGTTCTGGCGATGAACAAAGGCAATGTCAAGCAGCTCATTTCTTGGCTGGCTGTAACTGGTCTTTTGGGACTGTCTTTCGTAGTGTTGGAAGTCACTGAGTTTATGCACTTGATGAGCGAAGGTGCAACCATGGCGACTAGCGGCTACTGGTCCGCTTTCTACACACTGGTTGGTACACACGGATTGCACGTAACGCTTGGTCTGTTCTGGATGACTGCGTTGATGATACAGCTGAAGCGTCGTGGAATCTCTGCGGTTACTCGCCGCAAAATTACCAACTTTAGCTTGTACTGGCACTTCCTTGACGTTGTGTGGATCTTCCTCTTCACAGTCGTTTACTTGATGGGGGTGATGTAA